The following are encoded together in the Astyanax mexicanus isolate ESR-SI-001 chromosome 8, AstMex3_surface, whole genome shotgun sequence genome:
- the si:dkey-94e7.2 gene encoding retinol dehydrogenase 12 isoform X2: MANIYTLRAFLFGEWSSDVRLDGKTVIITGANTGIGKETTRDLAKRGARIIMACRDIPKAEVTQREIIEDSGNQNIVIRKLDLSDTKSIREFAEIINNEKQLHILINNAGVMMCPYSKTADGFEMQIGVNHLGHFLLTFLLIDLLKKSAPSRIILLSSMAHSWGTIKLDDINSEKSYHSRRVYGQSKLANILCTRSLGRRLKDTGVTVYAVHPGIVRTELKRHMNLGLLFLWKVVRPFTKTTVQGAQTTVYCAVEPSLQSETGGYYSNCGLSSCTRAARDDEMAEKLWELSCQMLGISWD; encoded by the exons ATGGCCAACATTTATACTCTGAg GGCTTTTTTGTTTGGTGAGTGGTCCTCGGATGTAAGACTTGATGGCAAAACAGTCATTATTACAGGAGCCAACACTGGTATTGGCAAGGAAACAACCAGAGACTTGGCAAAAAGAG GGGCCAGGATCATCATGGCGTGCAGAGACATCCCCAAAGCTGAAGTGACCCAGAGAGAGATTATTGAAGACTCTGGCAACCAAAACATCGTCATCAGAAAACTAGACCTGTCTGATACCAAATCAATCCGAGAATTTGCAGAGATAATCAACAATG AGAAGCAACTACATATCCTAATAAATAACGCTGGAGTCATGATGTGTCCCTATTCCAAGACTGCAGATGGCTTTGAGATGCAGATTGGAGTTAATCATTTGg GTCACTTTCTGCTGACCTTCCTGCTGATTGATCTTCTGAAGAAGTCCGCCCCGTCCAGAATCATCCTCCTCTCATCCATGGCCCACAGCTGGGGCACCATAAAGCTGGATGACATCAACAGTGAGAAGAGCTACCACAGCAGGAGGGTATATGGGCAGAGCAAGCTGGCTAACATCCTTTGTACTCGCTCACTGGGCAGGAGACTTAAAG ATACAGGAGTGACAGTATATGCTGTTCATCCGGGAATCGTCCGCACTGAACTGAAGAGACACATGAACCTGGGTCTGCTCTTCCTGTGGAAAGTTGTCAGGCCTTTCACGAAGACGACAGTGCAGGGAGCTCAGACTACAGTGTACTGTGCTGTGGAGCCGTCACTGCAGTCAGAGACTGGAGGATACTACAG TAACTGCGGGCTGTCGAGCTGCACCAGAGCTGCTAGAGATGATGAAATGGCGGAGAAGCTGTGGGAGCTCAGCTGCCAGATGCTTGGAATAAGTTGGGATTGA
- the si:dkey-94e7.2 gene encoding retinol dehydrogenase 12 isoform X1, with amino-acid sequence MANIYTLRAFLFGEWSSDVRLDGKTVIITGANTGIGKETTRDLAKRGARIIMACRDIPKAEVTQREIIEDSGNQNIVIRKLDLSDTKSIREFAEIINNEEKQLHILINNAGVMMCPYSKTADGFEMQIGVNHLGHFLLTFLLIDLLKKSAPSRIILLSSMAHSWGTIKLDDINSEKSYHSRRVYGQSKLANILCTRSLGRRLKDTGVTVYAVHPGIVRTELKRHMNLGLLFLWKVVRPFTKTTVQGAQTTVYCAVEPSLQSETGGYYSNCGLSSCTRAARDDEMAEKLWELSCQMLGISWD; translated from the exons ATGGCCAACATTTATACTCTGAg GGCTTTTTTGTTTGGTGAGTGGTCCTCGGATGTAAGACTTGATGGCAAAACAGTCATTATTACAGGAGCCAACACTGGTATTGGCAAGGAAACAACCAGAGACTTGGCAAAAAGAG GGGCCAGGATCATCATGGCGTGCAGAGACATCCCCAAAGCTGAAGTGACCCAGAGAGAGATTATTGAAGACTCTGGCAACCAAAACATCGTCATCAGAAAACTAGACCTGTCTGATACCAAATCAATCCGAGAATTTGCAGAGATAATCAACAATG AAGAGAAGCAACTACATATCCTAATAAATAACGCTGGAGTCATGATGTGTCCCTATTCCAAGACTGCAGATGGCTTTGAGATGCAGATTGGAGTTAATCATTTGg GTCACTTTCTGCTGACCTTCCTGCTGATTGATCTTCTGAAGAAGTCCGCCCCGTCCAGAATCATCCTCCTCTCATCCATGGCCCACAGCTGGGGCACCATAAAGCTGGATGACATCAACAGTGAGAAGAGCTACCACAGCAGGAGGGTATATGGGCAGAGCAAGCTGGCTAACATCCTTTGTACTCGCTCACTGGGCAGGAGACTTAAAG ATACAGGAGTGACAGTATATGCTGTTCATCCGGGAATCGTCCGCACTGAACTGAAGAGACACATGAACCTGGGTCTGCTCTTCCTGTGGAAAGTTGTCAGGCCTTTCACGAAGACGACAGTGCAGGGAGCTCAGACTACAGTGTACTGTGCTGTGGAGCCGTCACTGCAGTCAGAGACTGGAGGATACTACAG TAACTGCGGGCTGTCGAGCTGCACCAGAGCTGCTAGAGATGATGAAATGGCGGAGAAGCTGTGGGAGCTCAGCTGCCAGATGCTTGGAATAAGTTGGGATTGA
- the si:dkey-94e7.2 gene encoding retinol dehydrogenase 11 isoform X3, producing the protein MANIYTLRAFLFGEWSSDVRLDGKTVIITGANTGIGKETTRDLAKRGARIIMACRDIPKAEVTQREIIEDSGNQNIVIRKLDLSDTKSIREFAEIINNEEKQLHILINNAGVMMCPYSKTADGFEMQIGVNHLGHFLLTFLLIDLLKKSAPSRIILLSSMAHSWGTIKLDDINSEKSYHSRRVYGQSKLANILCTRSLGRRLKGALLKFLSPFLRMPPHRPCMYTKYPHIFLVFMFSNIYLNFSF; encoded by the exons ATGGCCAACATTTATACTCTGAg GGCTTTTTTGTTTGGTGAGTGGTCCTCGGATGTAAGACTTGATGGCAAAACAGTCATTATTACAGGAGCCAACACTGGTATTGGCAAGGAAACAACCAGAGACTTGGCAAAAAGAG GGGCCAGGATCATCATGGCGTGCAGAGACATCCCCAAAGCTGAAGTGACCCAGAGAGAGATTATTGAAGACTCTGGCAACCAAAACATCGTCATCAGAAAACTAGACCTGTCTGATACCAAATCAATCCGAGAATTTGCAGAGATAATCAACAATG AAGAGAAGCAACTACATATCCTAATAAATAACGCTGGAGTCATGATGTGTCCCTATTCCAAGACTGCAGATGGCTTTGAGATGCAGATTGGAGTTAATCATTTGg GTCACTTTCTGCTGACCTTCCTGCTGATTGATCTTCTGAAGAAGTCCGCCCCGTCCAGAATCATCCTCCTCTCATCCATGGCCCACAGCTGGGGCACCATAAAGCTGGATGACATCAACAGTGAGAAGAGCTACCACAGCAGGAGGGTATATGGGCAGAGCAAGCTGGCTAACATCCTTTGTACTCGCTCACTGGGCAGGAGACTTAAAG GCGCTTTGCTTAAATTTCTAAGCCCCTTCTTAAGGATGCCTCCTCATAGACCCTGTATGTATACAAAATATCCTCATATATTTCTTGTGTTCATGTtttctaatatttatttaaattttagtttttag